The genomic region TCACTgaacttaaattaaaatacttgtaaaCATCTTTGcaatatgaaatataatttttcaagtcaaaaaagaataaaatacttcaatCTGTATTAATGCAATTTATCTTTAAAACCTTTAAAcgtttttaatatatataagaGATATgttacagtttttttttttcttttttcttttttaaactttgataAAGCTGCAGTATCATGGTTTTCACAGGAACTTCTTGCCCTTTCAAGAACATTCAGAAAAGTATCCACCCATAGATTTAATTATTTCGCAATAAGCATCCTAGGAACTACCAGCACGTTTTACTAACAGTCCACACACCATTGTCATCATCATAAGCATCTTCtactttcaatattttttttctcggtttttttttttgttcgtttgtttttaaaaaaagggggagtTTTGGAAGCTTCGTATTAAAGTACAGTGTAAAAACTAGCCTAGCACTAGAATGGAGTCGCCCGTTATTATTTATAGCATGCACCCGCTgtcaccaccaccccccagccctccctcggCCGCGGCGCGCTCGCAGCCCGCActccccggcgggcggcggccgcggccccggccccggccccggcgcgaccggccctgccccggccgccgctcccccggcccggcccggcccggcccggcccggctcggcgccggccctgccccggccgccccccggcccgcggcggcTCTCAGGAGAAGATGCGGATGGCCTGGGTGACGGCGCTGTGGCAGACGGGGCACTGCGGCTCCGTCTTCTCGCAGATGCGGTTGGCGCACTCCATGCAGAAGAGGTTGTGGCCGCAGGGCACCAGCGCCGCGATCACCTCGCTCTCGAAGCAGACCGAGCAGTCGCGGCTGCCCTTCCGCCGCACGCCGGACGAcgagcaggaggagctggacgaggagctggaggaggaggaggaggaggccgaCGAGTCGGAGGGCAGCCCCGGCAGGTGGGAGCCCAGCCCGTTGGCGTACAGCGGGTAGGAGGCGGCCAGCAGCCGCCCGCCGGGGTCGCTGCGCACCCGCCGCGCCAGCGGGTGCtcgggccccgccgcgctgccgTGCAGGGGCGGGGAGAgccgcgccgggggcggggcgccgccgccccgccgggggccGCTCACCAGCAGCGCCAGGTTGGCATTGGCGGGCGCGGCGCCCGGGaaggcggcggcagcggcggcggcggcggcggcgggcgagggCGCGGGCGaggggggcgcggcggggccgcgctcGAACTGCGGCCAGATGAGGGCggcccccggcggcggggcgggggccagGTCGAAGCCGGGCGGCGAGTCGAAGGGCAGATCGGAGCAGCAGTCCGGGGAGGAGAGGACgtcggcgccgccgcccccgccgtACACGTAGCCGTTGGcgctgttgttgttgttgttgccgTTGTGGGTGAAGCTCAGCGCCGGGCTCGGGGGGCTGTAGTCGGCCaggcgggcgccgccgcccccccccgtgCCGCCCCCGAAGTAGGAGTCGGTGGAGGCGCTGCCCAGCGAGCTGGAGCTGTCGTTGCGGTAGTTGCAGAAGGGCTTGCGGCCCGGGGTGGGCGTGATGCTGGGCGGCGTGGGCTTGCTCCAGAGGCTGCCCGTGCCGTTCAGCTCGAAGCCCACGTCCGTGCCGTTGGCGTGGAAGTCGTTCTCGTCCGTCAGCTCGATGATGCCGCCGGTGCGCATGGCGATGTGCGCCTCGATCTCCTCCCGGGCCCGGTCCACATTCTCGGGCATGCCCGTCACCTCGAAGACCGGCTCCTTGTCCCGGCTCGGGGTCACGATGTAGGTGTGCGTCTGCTGCTGGATGCGCTTGATGGTGGCCCCCTTGGGCCCCACGACCAAGCCCACCACGCGATAAGGCACCCGCACCTGGATGGTGGTTTGGCCGGGCAGGTTCGGCGGGCCGGGGACGGTGCCGTTCAGGGCCGTGTTCTTGTTCCGCGAGGCTCGGATCATGGAGAAGTGCTCGGCCGCCGAGATGATCTCCCTGCGGGCCATGGCCACATCTTCCTTTCTGCCCGTCACAACAAAGAGCGGCTCCTCCCCGCGAACCGGGGTCTTGATGTAGGTGTTGGTCTTTGCCCGCAGAGCTTTGATTTTACAACCTGGGAACGAGATGCGGGAGATGGAGGGcgaaggggagggggaggaaggggaggtggtgggggaGAACCGGTTACAACCCATTATTTGGATGCAGctagggaggggaaaaaaaaaacacacccacCCGAAACACAttgccccctgccccaggtgATCGCTGGCATCTCGTCCAGGAGCCCCAGTCACGGTGTAAAGTCACGCCAGCCCACAGCCCTGGCACACGCCCAAAAGGCATCGCAAGTGGCCACCGACACATCTGCCATGCAAACTGCCCCGAAACTACCAACGTGCAGTGCACAGGAACGGCAACAAAAAAAGGAGCGTGCAGAAAAACTGCAcgaccagaaaaaaaataaaataaaatgcaagcagCCCTAACAAACCAACACACCCGCCAGTCCACATTCCTGCTCAGCACTTTCCTTTcggaaaaataaaatcagttcttAAGAAGGTGAGGAGCAGCGGCTGTACCGAATGAGGCACATTCCCCACTGCGGATGCTTTATTCCAATCCCATTGTTCCACTTCCCCactccatttctcttccttaaaaataatccacGATTTCTAActtcgggggaaaaaaaaaaaaggcaccgAGCCTCCCATTTTCTTCCCGTTTCCTCTTGCAAATCTAACTTTTGCAGCCGGAGGAAAGGAGCGATTTTTAATATTTTCGtgatttccccccctcccctcccggcaGCTGAAAGTGCATCGCGAAACTGATGCATAACGCTCCTCGGAAACATCACGTTTGCTGCACTTTCTTTGTCTGGGGGAAGCCGGCACTGGCCACCACAGTAGGGCTGCAGTTTTCATGGGAATGGCCAGTGTCGCATCTGAGCCGCACGCCCGGCAGCGCGGAGGGGAGACCCGCTCACCCACACCCCCTCGCATGCAGTCACCCACCTTGTCTCCCCACTATCTCAGCGACATGCTCCGAGCTGGGCACCGGGACGCATTCAGTCATGTTCACGCTCTTTTTCCGAGGCTCGCTGTCGTAAATGGAGCCCGTCTCGTCGTtgtccagccccagcagggagAGCTGATCCAGGGCGATCTGAAGGGCTCTTTGGTCATCCAGGGTCTCtccccctccaccaccaccaccgccgccgccgccgccgccgctcccgtTCCTCTCCATGTCTGCAAAAAGCGAGCTAGGCATAGTCCCTGTGTGTGTTGCACCCTCCTCCTGCACTCGGCTCAGTAGTAAAAGATCAGACACAAAGGAAAACCCAAGGCAGATGGccagcaggagagaaggaaagggagggtgGGCGACTGCTGGAGACCGGGGAGTTGTTGCCTTTTGCTTGtatattttgtatcttttttgcttttttttttcctcctctcagtGCAATCCGGTTTATAAGATGTTCTCAGGACCCCCCCCACGACTCCCCCCcggaggttttttttttttccttttttttttttttttttgtcggctgggggtggggtgggggggtgggaagAGGATAGCGAGAGGAGCTCCGATGGCTTCCCCCCCTCGAGTTCCTCGCCGGCCACAATGCCAAGCGGCGGCAGCGTTTCTTTAAGGAGCCCCTCCCAGGCTCCACTCCACTCACTCAgcgtttttttttcctcctctcccctcctctgtctgaggcactgctgcagccagaCGGCTCTGGAGAGGCGGgcggaggcaggcagggagggaggcagggagggaggggagggggggccgcgccgggcgccGCAGCGTAAGCGGCGATCGCTGacagccccgcgccgccgccgccatcgcTGCGCGCGCCCATTggccgggcgcggcgcggagGGGCCGGCGCTgacccccgcacccccccgcGCACCCCGGCCCGGCTCCGCTCTTTGTTGTCGGGCGCGGAACAATACCGGACCCCGGCGCTTGTTTGCGATCCCCCGGCCGGGCGTGCGCCTATTGTCCGCCGGCTGCCCGTCTCCTCGCCGTCCGTGTATTGTCCCTCCCCGCCCTCTCGAAAGCAGGCCCGCTCCCGGCCGCCAGCCGGCGGCGGGGCTTGGGCTTTTTTCtgggtggtgggtttttttttttttttggcgggGGATGCGCGCCGAGATGGGCGGCCACCGCGGTCCTTTGTGTGCCGCCCGCCTCGGAAGGAGCGCGCTGCCGCTCGCCGGCACCGGAGACCCCCGCACCCCGCCTGCCAGGCGGCGGGCAGCGACCGAAGCCGGCCGGGCGACCCTCCCGGCCGCCAAACGGAGCGCCGCTGCCTGCCGGGCTTCGCGCCCCGGGGCAGCCGCCCCTCAGGAGACcctgcgggcggcggcggcccgcccggcccgcgGAGCCCCCCGCCGGCTCCCGCGCAGACTCCCCCCGCTGCCGGCGCGCGCCCTGCGCCTGCGCACCCCTCCCCCCGCACTGCGCccgcgcggggccgcggccggggctgACAGGATCCGCCGCccgctcggcccggcccggcccggctccctCCGCGGGGAGGGCGGGTCTTTGCGCCCCTCGCAGGGCGTGCCGACATGGGGAccctctccccagggctccccgcCCTCGGGAgtgccccgcggcggggcggagcCGCCCCCCTCGAGGCGAGGCCGGGAGCCCTgcgggcccggggccggcgaCTGCCCCCAGCCGCGGACTCCTGAGAAGCGGGAAGGCAGCGCTTGCGAGCCCGGGGGCTGCGGTCGCGGAGGCGCCTCCTGGTCTTCCCTGGAGGCCCTGCGGCCGAGAGGCTCCGGCGGGCGCGGGCAGCGCCCTGCGGGGGGCAGCACCTGGAGGGGGAGCCGCGTCCCCCGCGCCTGCCCCGGCAGGGGTGCGGGCTCGGTGCATCCTGGGCGCTGTGGAGGTGGCGGCAGTTACTGAAGTGCTACTGTTGTCAGGCTGCACGGGCCGTGAAGCCCAGCTTGTGTCCTCCGCCAGCCGCCTGCTAGGCTGGCCTACCTGGGGATCGAGCGGGGTGACACCTGTGACTTACAGTCTGCAGCGTGACTGACAAATACTGTGCTCCCCGGCTTCCCTTGGCTTGCAACTTGCAATCTCGATGTTCTGTTTTGTAAGGGTCTGAAGGGGAAGAAGGCATCACGCATAACTGTTCCAGCATAATTTCACCAACACCTGTCTCTTTTTTGGACCTTGCATGACCAAATCACTTTCTTTCACCTCTCTGCCACCAGAGGACCCGTCAACCAGTAAAAACGGCTTTTTCACCAAGTACCCTGCCACAAAAACCCTCCTTCAGTCTGGTGAATAGACATGAAAGCGTCCTCACCATTCCCATAAAACCACCACCATCgcatttctccagcttttctccATGTATCTATAAGCACCCACATTTACTTAGTCCTTGCCAGCTGTCAGGTACAAAAGAGTGACTTCTTACTTCAGAGAAATCAAATACTAAGTAATTGTTTTCCAGTACCAAGTTTGACAGGGACAGACGTTTACAAGTGCACACGGATCTGTTTAGCCAGCTGCCTGTACAAACAAGTGTAACAAGTCACAGGTAATTGTTTACATGCAGTGTTTATTGCAAATTACTGTCACTTCCTCAGGATGTTTGCATGTTTTACAACAAAGCTCCAGTGGATTGTTTTCTAGCAAGGTTATACACTGGTGATGTGCTTTCCTAAGTGCTTAGCTTGCCCCATCAACTAAGGAAATTCTGTagtttcatatttaaaagattACTTATTTTACAAATTTACACTTTACTTCCATAGGCAGCAGTGATGGTTTCCATAGGGAGTAAACAAGAGATTACTTGTAATGCTCAAGGATCCAGAAGGCTCTTAACTCTTTTCAGCATTgagcatctttttttaaacagagaaaaagcagatggaCAGAACCTttgacagcaataaaaataacgctctttattattaaataaaataaaaatgaaaagtctgCTTCTTTGCAGTCTCTTTAACTCAAGGACTAAAATCTGTGAGACAGAAAATAACTGTACCCATTTACTAGATAGGGGCAGGACAGGATAGAGATGAGGGAAAAACATACCAACATGGAGGGTTATTGTTGTTGAAGTCCAACAGTGAGGGGCATAAATACTGCAATGCAAAGATATGAGGAGAGTGGTTGGGTTGTGCTTGGATTTTACctgtttgtcattttgtttATTCTCCTGACTTGTATTATCCCCTTTTTCCTCcgtcccccttcccaccccaacCGCTTAAACTCTGATTGTGTTTCTGCCCAAGGTCACTATACTATACTGAACATCCACGTACTGactaaggagaaaaaggaaaacatgttaCCTTCAGGTTTATGTTCCTCTATAGGAAAAAATTTCTCAAAGCAAGATTCTATGCAGAtctagctttattttttaatgttaagcTAGAAGctctaattaaaaatgtttaaaatgcatttcagaataaGCATGATACTTtccaggggcagggggagaaggagatgCATTTCTGGGAGACTAAGCATGCACTGGTGTTTCAAGCCTCCCATGAATCCTGTGGAATGGTCCAACACCTTGAGGGCTATTGcttttttactattttagaaaacattcaAGAGCAAACTACGGggaataataacaacaacaagaaGTTATACTGATGTACCTTAAAACACGCAtgcaccagcagcacagacccCCTGGGAACACAGAATCTATGCAACAGTGTGCTCGTATGGCAACAAGCAATGCACACAAGATTCAAATTAATCTACTTACTCCACAGAAGTATTTCTTCAGAATAACCTAATCAGATCTACATTAAAGTGTTAACTATCTGCATAACTCCCTTCATTCCATAAACCTTGAAACATATGCAGAATTATAGCAAACTCCATCTCTGGGGCAGAGACCAACCATCTACCTACCAATTTCCAGCAATTTAACAAAAGCAGGAAGGGAGGATATATTACAGGCCAATACAGGACTCATTGCAGGAGGAGTGTAATTCTCAGTCCTTTTAGGTTCTCTCTGTTATCATTTCCCATTTGTGACAGAGGTAATAAAACTTCCTTCCTCCAACCTTTATTTAATTAAAGTGTAAGGTCTTTGGGGCAGTGAGATTactgtgtatatacatacagcACCTAGCATGAAGAGGTCATGAGTTAATCTGAGGCCTTTACATGCTACTCTAAATACAAAGCATTAGCAATAATAAGAATaggatataatttttatttaggaTAGATGGGACATATGTTTTCAATGTATCATCACAAAGAATAAATTACATGCATCTCAGGGAATAACTAAATTAAGGGCCAAGGAAAAGTATTTCATAGGAGAGACTTGCTAATCCACTCCATCCCAGTTGCTTACACTTAAGGACACTACTGCCGACTATTACAGCATTTACTGTAAAATTCTTATTTGCCATAATCTTACAAAATAACATCCCAAACCCCACAGGCCAGATCATCAATAAGATTAGGAATATAGTTTATTCTGAGACAGTGCATGTGATTACTGTGATAACATACCCAAATTAACCTTTTGCATGTGCAATAAACTGCAATTAGCAAGCTGCAGACAAATGACAAGTTCCTTCCTTTCCTGTCATACATAGCAATATACAAGCCAGATTTCCTATTGAATCCCATATTAACCTACATTCAGTGGCAGTGAAATCTCAGAGCACCGTGTCAGAATTTATCATCTTTCAATGATGTTAGCTCCACCTCTTGACAGTTCTAGACAAGCTGTTTATAAACAACTCATCCAGAATCTGAacaactgcagctgaaaatgtttattatttttccaccaGTTGTTTCAACCGCTTTGGATGCTTCATACTAAGGGATGGGCAGAGCTCTCAAAACAGTATGGTTGTGTtaataaaagacaagaaataaaatggagatgGACTAGTGAGTGGCTTTGTGATACCTCTCCGAGATGGAAGGAGGCTCAGGGGTAGGGAAGCTGCAGGAGTGCCTCTTTCCCTTGTGATAAGGAatgtcacattaaaaaatacaaacagggAGATGATGTTGATGATTTTCCCCACATGCGCTTTCATCCCTGTAATTCTACACCTCTCCCTGTTATAgaattcatttgcaaaatatttttttaaagacaaagatCTTCTGGGACaacttctgaaaagcaattttgccGCAAACCAGAAAGTCTCAGACCTGTAACAGTCACAATCAGTCCCTGAAAATGTTGATACAGTACTGTAAACTTACAGCAGTTGCTAATGGCTTTATTAaactaaaatgcttttttccagtgtattaaaacaaaaaagattttttaatagGCATCACATACTGTACTTCCTTCATATGCGTTTGACATGAGTGATtagtgtgtgcatatgtgtagGGGATGAACTGCCTTATAAGAATGCAGTTTTGTTTAACAAGACTGATGGGAGGCAATTCAAAAAGCATAAAGATGCCTTTATAATAAATCAGAACTAACCAGCCAGATCGCCTGCCCACTTTAAAACTCTCCACCTGGATTGCAAGTGGCCTCCTTCATTTACTGTTCCATTCTGCCTCTCACTTACGAACAAGGGTTATCGCACAATATATCTGAATTAAATGGTGTTTAACAACCATGCCGACCAGAgttcaaaaatgaaaatcacttctgcctttcctttgccctCACATTATGTGTTTAGAGTCCAGCCTTCCAGGCTGCTCCTGTGTGCAGCGCTCTCAGTGGAGTGCCCCTCTGTGCACGGCTGTGGGATTGGAGCTCTTTGTTACCATGGCCCTTGGGCCAGTATTCGGTTTGTGGTGCAGCACTGGCGTCTCAAGTCTGTAAAGCACCTATCACACACGTGGGCACTGTCTATTAAACAGTggctagattaaaaaaaaagagatttatatCTGTGTGTTTAGACTGAGCTAGATAACCCATAGGTCTGTAAGGTAGCTCATAACCTTGACTCTTCTTTCATCAGTTTTAATCTCTGAAATAGTAAATTatgattaaattttaatttaattttaatctctgaaataattaattttaattatggtCATAAAACATGTACAAcctttgcttcctctctcctccatccctccccccctactcagtgctgctgcaagaaggaagagaagataaTTGTCCCTTTAATGCTAATTGTTTATAAACTCCTTCATACGGAGACTATATTTACATACAATGCCTAGGCAAAATCTAGGCACAAATGCAATACTCATAATAAATGAGTGAATAACATACCCCTGACCATAATCCCAGTGCTCTCCAATAAAAGAATATCTAATTCCTGTCACAGAATTGCCTTGTAGGTTGAAGTTCAGCATATCAATACACATGGGAAAAGATTAGATTTTAATTGATAAGTATTAATCATCAttcatttctgtctctgcaggaAGCGTAATGTTAAAACATCTAGTTAATATACTGTATAATGGATAACCTTGAGGCAGCAGGTCTTGCATCTGTCTCTATCCAAGAAAAAATGTCAACATCAGCCTTTGTTGTAGCAAAATACCCTGACATCTGAATGgagttgctgctgctggaaaattGACTGTCTCCAGTGCAATCCTTCCTAACCTGGGTCTGGTACCTAACCTAGAGATGAGgccaaattaaaaatctttatctGCGCACACCTGTACTTATGAATGTTTGAAATCTGGTCTGGGGCAGAACGCTGTGTTTGTGGTGCATCGCCGCTCTGAACAAACACATTTCTCATGTGATGCTCTCACTGCAACCACAAAGCATTAGCACTCACAAGAGCATCATTGAAGATACTCGGGCTGTTCATTGAGAACAAAGCCATTAATGATTAATACTATGGTAGGAGAAAATCTAGCAGTATGTCTTGGCAGCTGAAATGTGGCAATGTCTGTCCTACATGCAAAAGACTCACGAATACCTTTAGCTCTTCTTACATAAGAAGGTTCTTATTAACTCTGTGGGAAGAAGAATCAAACAAATTCCCCAAATCAAAGGAAAGTGAAGGAGATTTTCACATCTAAAACTGGATATATACAATACATCTCTCTCTGACTGACCCAGCAGATGCAGAGATGCATTTACGTATCACAGACATTACTGTCCGAGCAGATGCTGCAAAGTTGTCACAGACACAGACGCTTACTGTCCCCACAGATCTGTATTTTGGGAGAGAATTTTCGTACCACAGACACTACTGTCCCTACAGAACCACATCTGCTGGCAGAGTTATTGTTTCACATACTCTTCTGCCTC from Ciconia boyciana chromosome 8, ASM3463844v1, whole genome shotgun sequence harbors:
- the MEX3B gene encoding RNA-binding protein MEX3B isoform X1 gives rise to the protein MERNGSGGGGGGGGGGGGGETLDDQRALQIALDQLSLLGLDNDETGSIYDSEPRKKSVNMTECVPVPSSEHVAEIVGRQGCKIKALRAKTNTYIKTPVRGEEPLFVVTGRKEDVAMARREIISAAEHFSMIRASRNKNTALNGTVPGPPNLPGQTTIQVRVPYRVVGLVVGPKGATIKRIQQQTHTYIVTPSRDKEPVFEVTGMPENVDRAREEIEAHIAMRTGGIIELTDENDFHANGTDVGFELNGTGSLWSKPTPPSITPTPGRKPFCNYRNDSSSSLGSASTDSYFGGGTGGGGGARLADYSPPSPALSFTHNGNNNNNSANGYVYGGGGGADVLSSPDCCSDLPFDSPPGFDLAPAPPPGAALIWPQFERGPAAPPSPAPSPAAAAAAAAAAFPGAAPANANLALLVSGPRRGGGAPPPARLSPPLHGSAAGPEHPLARRVRSDPGGRLLAASYPLYANGLGSHLPGLPSDSSASSSSSSSSSSSSSCSSSGVRRKGSRDCSVCFESEVIAALVPCGHNLFCMECANRICEKTEPQCPVCHSAVTQAIRIFS
- the MEX3B gene encoding RNA-binding protein MEX3B isoform X2, with the translated sequence MPSSLFADMERNGSGGGGGGGGGGGGGETLDDQRALQIALDQLSLLGLDNDETGSIYDSEPRKKSVNMTECVPVPSSEHVAEIVGRQGCKIKALRAKTNTYIKTPVRGEEPLFVVTGRKEDVAMARREIISAAEHFSMIRASRNKNTALNGTVPGPPNLPGQTTIQVRVPYRVVGLVVGPKGATIKRIQQQTHTYIVTPSRDKEPVFEVTGMPENVDRAREEIEAHIAMRTGGIIELTDENDFHANGTDVGFELNGTGSLWSKPTPPSITPTPGRKPFCNYRNDSSSSLGSASTDSYFGGGTGGGGGARLADYSPPSPALSFTHNGNNNNNSANGYVYGGGGGADVLSSPDCCSDLPFDSPPGFDLAPAPPPGAALIWPQFERGPAAPPSPAPSPAAAAAAAAAAFPGAAPANANLALLVSGPRRGGGAPPPARLSPPLHGSAAGPEHPLARRVRSDPGGRLLAASYPLYANGLGSHLPGLPSDSSASSSSSSSSSSSSSCSSSGVRRKGSRDCSVCFESEVIAALVPCGHNLFCMECANRICEKTEPQCPVCHSAVTQAIRIFS